One Cryptosporangium minutisporangium DNA segment encodes these proteins:
- a CDS encoding LuxR C-terminal-related transcriptional regulator translates to MATDVAITLSGSPAFSPPGGNPLLESKFAIPEPPPFLVTRSRLWGTLTAATHDPVAVVVGSAGAGKTQLVASWLRSRTGDGRAVWITLEEGDGDPAVLWTYVLEGLRRAGLDLPTSAQRPFPGAAAHRSFLAWLAGELATMDQPVTLVLDGTSCIDDDYQWATDLDFVLRHARGRLQAILIGRSDPPLPLHRYRLAGRLTEIHSRELAFSPAETAELMDLHGITLTDGAMAALLQRTEGWAAGLRLVAMALAGRVDADQQIADLTGDDAGIAEYFLGEVLRTQHRDVRTFLLETSILDVFTPELADAVTGRSDSRRMLAALRRVNAFVVSVDGHAAVYRYHRLFADLLRTQLALDAPDRLIGLQERAARWHAANGDLIRAVEHAIAAGNPAAAAALVIQGYAIGELALHGRRCRPGELLAATPEPAETPESALVLAALATADGETERCARLLDEARALLLERNGGDCPDPIALAGILLEVLLAQDLRHSVRVVHSARVADVLLRRAPPEVRERRAEADAILLAARGVAESRLGQLDDAVGTLRAAVTAAGAAGCAGPRREALEQLALIEAHRGRLRQAAALAGKAREAAEHGGTAGVHPSSVAELTLAWVAAERYDVEQAWHHLRAAAAHPPCDPAVRAGAALVRARLLRARGELREARAALDVSAGDPPPLWLERELALNRARLAIAAGQPAEAEVILRTLDGPDDADTTVVRAAVQLAVGELDRAQQLVQTVVSTTDAPASVLVDAWLLLATIAAEDDDPDRAHRAVRQALRAASPESLRRPFNEIGPALRRLLREAPELRDRLRLPGTDQAEAPRRGPAPEDDPVLVEPLSKREMDVLLQMAAMLPSEEIAATLYVSINTVKTHVRSIFRKLSVSRRSEAVRRARALGLI, encoded by the coding sequence GTGGCCACGGACGTCGCAATCACGCTCTCCGGGAGCCCGGCCTTCTCGCCTCCGGGCGGAAACCCACTCCTGGAGTCGAAGTTCGCCATCCCCGAACCGCCACCGTTCCTGGTCACCCGCTCCCGGCTCTGGGGCACGCTGACCGCCGCAACACACGACCCGGTCGCGGTCGTGGTCGGATCGGCGGGCGCAGGGAAGACCCAATTGGTCGCGTCCTGGCTCCGCAGCCGGACCGGCGATGGACGCGCCGTCTGGATCACGCTCGAGGAGGGCGACGGCGACCCAGCCGTCCTCTGGACCTACGTGCTCGAGGGCCTTCGCCGCGCCGGACTCGACCTGCCCACCTCCGCGCAGCGGCCGTTTCCCGGCGCCGCCGCACACCGATCCTTCCTCGCGTGGCTGGCGGGTGAACTCGCCACCATGGACCAGCCGGTGACGCTGGTGTTGGACGGCACCTCCTGCATCGACGACGACTACCAGTGGGCCACCGATCTCGATTTCGTGCTGCGACACGCCCGCGGCCGGCTCCAGGCGATCCTGATCGGACGGTCTGATCCGCCGCTCCCCCTGCACCGGTATCGGCTGGCCGGTCGGTTGACCGAGATTCACAGCCGCGAGCTGGCGTTCAGCCCGGCCGAAACCGCCGAGCTCATGGATCTACACGGGATTACGCTCACGGACGGCGCTATGGCCGCGCTGCTCCAACGTACCGAAGGGTGGGCGGCCGGCCTTCGGCTGGTGGCCATGGCCCTGGCCGGACGAGTCGACGCGGACCAGCAGATCGCGGACCTGACCGGCGACGACGCCGGAATCGCCGAGTACTTCCTCGGCGAGGTGCTTCGCACCCAGCACAGGGACGTCCGGACCTTCCTGCTCGAAACCAGCATCCTCGACGTGTTCACCCCGGAACTGGCCGACGCGGTGACCGGACGCAGTGACAGCCGACGGATGCTGGCCGCTCTCCGCCGGGTGAACGCGTTCGTCGTCTCGGTGGACGGGCATGCCGCCGTCTACCGCTACCACCGGCTCTTCGCCGACCTGCTCCGGACCCAGCTGGCGCTGGACGCTCCGGACCGGCTGATCGGGCTACAAGAGCGCGCGGCCCGGTGGCACGCCGCGAACGGCGACCTCATCCGGGCCGTCGAACACGCGATCGCGGCCGGCAACCCGGCCGCGGCCGCCGCCCTTGTAATCCAGGGCTACGCAATCGGGGAACTGGCCCTGCACGGCCGACGCTGCCGACCGGGCGAGCTTCTCGCCGCCACCCCCGAGCCTGCGGAGACCCCGGAGAGCGCACTCGTCCTGGCCGCGCTGGCCACAGCCGACGGCGAGACCGAGCGGTGCGCGCGGTTGCTCGACGAAGCCCGCGCCCTCCTGCTGGAGCGCAACGGCGGTGATTGTCCCGATCCGATCGCGCTCGCCGGAATCTTGCTGGAAGTGCTGCTCGCACAGGACCTACGGCACTCCGTGCGGGTCGTGCACTCCGCGCGGGTCGCCGACGTGCTGCTCCGTCGCGCTCCCCCCGAGGTCCGCGAACGTCGCGCCGAGGCCGACGCGATCCTCCTGGCGGCGCGAGGCGTGGCCGAGAGCCGACTGGGGCAGCTCGACGACGCGGTCGGCACCCTCCGGGCAGCGGTCACCGCAGCCGGCGCCGCGGGCTGCGCCGGCCCACGCCGGGAAGCACTCGAGCAGCTCGCACTGATCGAAGCCCACCGCGGTCGGCTCCGTCAGGCGGCGGCGCTCGCCGGCAAGGCGCGGGAGGCCGCGGAGCACGGCGGGACGGCGGGGGTCCACCCCTCGTCGGTGGCGGAGCTGACGCTGGCGTGGGTGGCCGCCGAGCGGTACGACGTGGAGCAGGCCTGGCATCACCTGCGCGCTGCCGCAGCGCATCCGCCGTGCGACCCGGCGGTGCGGGCAGGCGCCGCCCTGGTCCGGGCCCGACTGCTCCGTGCCCGTGGCGAGCTACGGGAGGCGCGCGCGGCCCTGGACGTGTCCGCTGGTGACCCTCCCCCGCTCTGGCTCGAACGCGAGCTCGCGCTCAACCGGGCCCGGCTGGCGATCGCCGCCGGTCAGCCGGCCGAGGCCGAGGTGATCCTCCGAACCCTGGACGGCCCGGACGACGCGGACACCACCGTCGTTCGTGCCGCCGTCCAGCTCGCCGTCGGGGAACTCGACCGGGCGCAGCAGCTCGTACAGACGGTCGTCAGCACCACGGACGCACCGGCCTCCGTACTGGTCGACGCCTGGCTGTTGCTGGCGACGATCGCTGCGGAGGACGACGATCCCGACCGGGCGCACCGAGCCGTGCGCCAAGCGTTGCGGGCGGCGTCCCCCGAGTCGTTACGCCGACCGTTCAACGAGATCGGTCCGGCGCTCCGTCGCTTGCTCCGGGAGGCTCCCGAGCTGCGCGACCGCCTCCGGCTACCGGGCACCGACCAGGCCGAGGCGCCCCGCCGCGGACCGGCGCCGGAGGACGACCCGGTGCTCGTGGAGCCGCTCAGCAAGCGCGAGATGGACGTCCTGCTCCAGATGGCCGCGATGCTGCCGAGCGAGGAGATCGCCGCGACTCTGTACGTCTCGATCAACACGGTGAAGACCCATGTGCGCAGCATCTTCCGCAAGCTCTCGGTCTCGCGGCGGAGCGAGGCGGTCCGCCGGGCCCGGGCGCTCGGCCTGATCTGA
- a CDS encoding alpha-amylase family glycosyl hydrolase: protein MSRSAPWPAQPVIHEVDTWVWLTALARRYQRPVTLADVPAEAWDEVTLPGIDAIWLMGVWERSPVGLEIALGNDELRAAFRAALPDLEPGDVVGSPYCVRNYRVDARLGGPDALAAARALLAERGIRLVLDYVPNHVAPDHPWALRRPELFIRGTSDDLARSPDAFVEVGGAVLARGRDPFFPPWPDVLQLNAFHPEVRQATVEVLSDIGDQCDGLRCDMAMLLLTDVFAATWAERAGPAPAEEFWPEVLRRVRERHPHLLFVAEAYWDREWTLQRQGFDYCYDKRLYDRLLGDADGVRGHLRAGSDYQRKLIRFIENHDEPRAASTLSPPERLRAATVAIATLPGATLWHEGQFDGRRVRVPVFLGRRPDEPSDPELRRFALGLLAAIGRSGLRSGEWCLSETTGWPDNPTHRNLLAWTWEKGPERQLVILNLSADPAQGRVRLPWADLRSHRWTLTPLLDEDPYDSDPFVRDGSEMADVGLFVDLPAWGWHLVAVEPSV from the coding sequence ATGAGCAGGTCGGCGCCGTGGCCGGCGCAGCCGGTCATCCACGAGGTCGACACCTGGGTCTGGCTGACCGCGCTGGCACGCCGCTACCAGCGCCCGGTGACGCTCGCCGACGTCCCGGCCGAAGCGTGGGACGAGGTCACGCTGCCCGGCATCGATGCGATCTGGCTGATGGGCGTCTGGGAGCGGAGTCCGGTCGGGCTGGAGATCGCGCTGGGCAACGACGAGTTGCGGGCTGCTTTCCGCGCGGCGCTGCCGGATCTGGAGCCGGGAGACGTGGTCGGCTCGCCGTACTGCGTGCGCAACTACCGGGTCGACGCCCGCCTCGGCGGACCGGATGCCCTCGCAGCGGCGCGGGCGCTGCTGGCGGAGCGGGGCATCCGGCTGGTGCTCGACTACGTGCCCAACCACGTCGCGCCGGACCACCCGTGGGCGCTGAGGCGGCCCGAGCTGTTCATCCGCGGCACGTCCGACGACCTGGCCCGCTCGCCGGACGCGTTCGTCGAGGTCGGCGGCGCAGTGCTCGCGCGGGGGCGGGATCCCTTCTTTCCGCCGTGGCCGGACGTCCTACAGCTCAACGCGTTCCATCCGGAGGTGCGACAGGCCACCGTCGAGGTGCTGTCGGACATCGGCGACCAGTGCGACGGGCTGCGCTGCGACATGGCGATGCTGCTGCTCACCGACGTCTTCGCCGCCACGTGGGCGGAACGAGCGGGCCCGGCGCCTGCGGAGGAGTTCTGGCCGGAGGTCCTCCGCCGCGTCCGGGAGCGCCATCCCCACTTGCTGTTCGTCGCGGAGGCGTACTGGGACCGGGAGTGGACCCTGCAGCGGCAGGGCTTTGACTACTGCTACGACAAACGTCTCTACGATCGTCTCCTCGGCGACGCCGACGGTGTCCGGGGGCATCTGCGGGCGGGCTCGGACTACCAGCGGAAGCTGATCCGGTTCATCGAGAACCACGACGAGCCACGGGCAGCGTCCACGCTGTCGCCGCCGGAGCGGCTCCGGGCAGCGACGGTCGCGATCGCCACGCTGCCGGGCGCCACGCTCTGGCACGAGGGACAGTTCGACGGGCGGCGGGTCCGCGTGCCGGTGTTCCTCGGACGGCGGCCCGACGAGCCCTCCGACCCCGAGCTCCGGCGGTTCGCGCTGGGGTTGCTCGCCGCGATCGGACGCAGCGGACTGCGATCCGGTGAGTGGTGCTTGTCGGAGACGACCGGCTGGCCGGACAATCCCACCCACCGCAACCTGCTCGCGTGGACCTGGGAGAAGGGGCCGGAGCGACAGCTGGTGATCCTCAATCTCTCCGCCGATCCCGCACAGGGCCGTGTCCGCTTGCCGTGGGCAGACCTGCGGTCGCACCGGTGGACGCTGACACCGCTGCTCGACGAGGACCCGTACGACTCGGACCCGTTCGTTCGGGACGGTAGCGAGATGGCGGACGTCGGGCTCTTCGTCGATCTGCCCGCGTGGGGCTGGCATCTCGTCGCGGTAGAGCCGTCGGTGTGA
- a CDS encoding MGH1-like glycoside hydrolase domain-containing protein, protein MAHMTEHSSAERHRLRDADRPGSHWRRWGPYLSERQWGTVREDYSANGDAWSYVTHEQSRSRAYRWGEDGIAGVSDDEQQLCFSLALWNGRDPILKERLFGLTNAEGNHGEDVKEYYFYVDSTPTHSYMRYLYKYPQAAYPYTELVATNRSRGRGDFEYELLDTGVFEESRYYDVEVEYAKAAEEDLLVRITVHNRGPEAATLQVLPTLLFRNTWSWTSGQKRPQLAEMPGPPGTVRVAADHPRLGRRWLTCAGSVPLLFTENESNTERLFGTPNTSLYVKDGIDRYVVRGQHGAVNPAQRGTKAAAQYVLDVPAGGSATIRLRLSDSNGGAGAPGGRVGGPFGTEFDALVDTRRAECDEFYDELYPPSTSVEERLVIRQALAGLLWNKQYYHFDVETWLTEHGFDPVAQNAPIRNREWPHLLSGHVVSMPDKWEYPWFAAWDLAFHAVAFALVDVGFAKQQMDLLLRRFHLHPNGQIPAYEWNFSDVNPPVHAWATLFVYQVEKGRTGHGDRAWLENAFHKLAKNFTWWVNRKDVDGNNVFQGGFLGLDNIGVFDRSAPLPTGGQLDQADGTAWMALFAQSMMAIAIELGRDNPVYLEEAETFFEHFAWIAAAMNHVGADRVSMWDEDDGFFYDVLRRPDGSAERLSVRSMVGLLPLTAATVLPGDLRTEFPELVDRAHDFLRRHPEILATVAPSTIVGLEDRMLFALLDEERLRRVLAKMLDEDEFLSQYGIRSLSRFHAQHPYHVDVHGDDYGVGYLPAESDSGMFGGNSNWRGPIWFPVNALVIRALLNIYTFYGDEFTVECPTGSGRKMTLFEVAEDLAGRLTSIFLPDAHGRRPVYGGQRRFQEDPHWHDLLLFYEYFHGDNGAGLGASHQTGWTGLVALFAGLFKNLDPGELRAEGAVAAYRAFSTLRTQAPTP, encoded by the coding sequence ATGGCGCACATGACCGAGCACAGTTCGGCCGAGCGACACCGCCTGCGGGATGCCGACCGGCCGGGTAGCCACTGGCGCCGGTGGGGTCCGTACCTCAGCGAGCGCCAGTGGGGCACGGTCCGCGAGGACTACAGCGCGAACGGCGACGCGTGGTCCTACGTCACCCACGAGCAATCCCGGTCTCGGGCCTATCGGTGGGGTGAGGACGGCATCGCCGGCGTCAGCGACGACGAGCAGCAGCTCTGCTTCTCGCTGGCCCTGTGGAACGGCCGGGACCCGATCCTCAAGGAGCGGCTGTTCGGCCTGACCAACGCGGAGGGCAATCACGGCGAAGACGTCAAGGAGTACTACTTCTACGTCGACAGCACGCCGACCCACTCGTACATGCGGTACCTCTACAAGTATCCGCAGGCGGCGTACCCGTACACCGAGCTGGTGGCCACCAACCGGTCGCGGGGGCGTGGTGACTTCGAGTACGAGCTGCTCGACACCGGCGTGTTCGAGGAGAGTCGCTACTACGACGTCGAGGTGGAGTACGCGAAGGCCGCGGAGGAGGACCTCCTGGTCCGGATCACGGTCCACAACCGGGGACCGGAGGCGGCCACGCTCCAGGTGTTGCCCACGCTGCTGTTCCGGAATACCTGGTCGTGGACGTCCGGGCAGAAGCGGCCGCAGCTCGCGGAGATGCCCGGACCTCCGGGGACCGTCCGGGTCGCGGCCGACCACCCGCGGCTGGGTCGTCGGTGGCTGACCTGCGCCGGGTCGGTGCCGCTGCTGTTCACCGAGAACGAGAGCAATACCGAGCGGCTGTTCGGGACCCCCAACACCTCGTTGTACGTCAAGGACGGCATCGACCGGTACGTCGTCCGCGGGCAGCACGGCGCGGTCAACCCCGCGCAGCGCGGCACCAAGGCGGCCGCGCAGTACGTGCTCGACGTGCCGGCCGGCGGGTCCGCGACGATTCGGCTCCGCCTGTCGGACTCCAACGGGGGCGCCGGAGCGCCGGGCGGACGAGTGGGCGGGCCGTTCGGAACCGAGTTCGACGCTCTCGTCGACACCCGGCGCGCCGAGTGCGACGAGTTCTACGACGAGCTGTACCCGCCGTCGACCAGTGTCGAAGAGCGCCTGGTCATCCGGCAGGCCCTCGCCGGCCTGCTCTGGAACAAGCAGTACTACCACTTCGACGTCGAGACCTGGCTGACCGAGCACGGGTTCGATCCGGTCGCCCAGAACGCTCCGATTCGCAACCGGGAGTGGCCGCACCTGCTCTCCGGTCACGTCGTGTCGATGCCCGACAAGTGGGAGTACCCATGGTTCGCCGCCTGGGACCTGGCCTTCCACGCGGTGGCGTTCGCGCTGGTCGACGTCGGCTTCGCCAAGCAGCAGATGGATCTGCTCCTGCGCCGGTTCCATCTGCACCCGAACGGCCAGATCCCGGCGTACGAGTGGAACTTCAGCGACGTGAACCCACCGGTGCACGCGTGGGCGACGCTCTTCGTCTACCAGGTGGAGAAGGGCCGGACCGGGCACGGGGACCGGGCTTGGCTGGAGAACGCGTTCCACAAGCTGGCGAAGAACTTCACCTGGTGGGTGAACCGGAAGGACGTCGACGGGAACAACGTCTTCCAGGGCGGGTTCCTCGGGCTGGACAACATCGGAGTGTTCGACCGGAGCGCTCCGCTGCCCACCGGCGGTCAGCTCGACCAGGCCGACGGCACCGCGTGGATGGCGCTCTTCGCGCAGAGCATGATGGCGATCGCGATCGAGCTCGGCCGGGACAACCCGGTCTACCTCGAGGAGGCCGAGACGTTCTTCGAGCACTTCGCCTGGATCGCCGCGGCGATGAACCACGTCGGCGCCGACCGGGTGTCGATGTGGGACGAGGACGACGGGTTCTTCTACGACGTGCTGCGGCGGCCGGACGGCAGCGCGGAGCGGCTCTCGGTCCGATCGATGGTCGGCCTGCTGCCGCTGACGGCGGCGACCGTGCTCCCCGGTGACCTGCGGACCGAGTTCCCCGAGCTGGTGGACCGGGCGCACGACTTCCTGCGGCGCCATCCGGAGATCCTCGCGACGGTCGCGCCCTCCACGATCGTCGGCCTGGAAGACCGGATGCTGTTCGCGCTGCTGGACGAGGAGCGTCTGCGGCGGGTGCTCGCCAAGATGCTGGACGAGGACGAGTTCCTGAGCCAGTACGGGATCCGCTCGCTGTCCCGCTTCCACGCGCAGCACCCGTACCACGTCGACGTGCACGGCGACGACTACGGCGTGGGCTACTTGCCTGCGGAGTCGGACAGCGGGATGTTCGGCGGCAACTCGAACTGGCGCGGGCCGATTTGGTTCCCGGTCAACGCGTTGGTGATTCGCGCGCTGCTCAACATCTACACCTTCTACGGCGACGAGTTCACCGTGGAGTGTCCCACCGGCTCGGGCCGGAAGATGACCCTGTTCGAGGTGGCCGAAGACCTCGCCGGACGACTGACCAGCATCTTCCTACCCGATGCGCACGGTCGACGGCCCGTCTACGGCGGGCAGCGACGCTTCCAGGAGGATCCGCACTGGCACGACCTGCTGCTGTTCTACGAGTACTTCCACGGGGACAACGGCGCGGGCCTCGGGGCCAGCCACCAAACCGGGTGGACCGGGCTCGTCGCCCTGTTCGCGGGGCTGTTCAAGAACCTGGACCCCGGCGAGCTCCGCGCCGAGGGAGCGGTCGCCGCGTACCGCGCTTTCAGCACTCTCCGCACCCAGGCGCCGACCCCATGA